The sequence TGAAGCCGACTTCATACACACGGAGAATTTTATTCTTATCGATACCAAACAAAGGATCCGGGGATATTATGATGGTACTTCCCCGGAGGACGTGGACCGGCTCATTCAGGATATTTCTGTGCTTTTAAAGGAAGGTGACTCTGATTGAGAATCTCCTGTGTATATTATAAAGTAGTGCTATGATGCACAGTTTCGGTGGCCAGGTACAGGCGATGATCAATTCGCTGAAGGCCAACAAGGCACTTAGAGGTAAGCGCAAAAGCGGAAAGGAACTGCTGGAAGGATATGCCGGAAATCACCGTGACCCCTTACAGTTCAAGGATGCCACTGAAAAGGAAATCGAAAACTTCAAGCAAGCTCTGCACGTCAGGCGTAAGCGCGAAAGAATTCGAAATTTCGTTATTTATCTCGTGGTTTTTGGTGGTGTGATACTTGCGCTCTACCTGATGTTTTGATCTCAGGCACTTTCTACATCCCTATCTTTGCAAGGACCTGCATCAGTTCCGTTTTTTTTCGGGCGGAAACCTCCACTTCCGTTCCATCTACCAGCGTTACATAGCCTCCCTGCCCTTTATGGTATTTTTTGATGTGCTGCAGATTGACCATATGCGACTTATGCACCCTGAAGAAATTGCACTCGGTGAGCATTTCTTCATATTCTCCCAGGCTACGTGAGACCATCACCCGGTTGCCGTCCCTGAAGTAAAAAATACAGTACGATCGGTCGGCTTCACAACGCAGGATGTCGGATACATCACAAATCTCAATGCCATCGGCTGTTGGTAAGGCAATCTTTGAAAACTCAAAGCCTTTAACATTCTTACTGCTTTTGATCAGGTCGATTGTGGGATTGACTTCTTTCTCCTGTTTTTGCTCCAGTTTGTTTCCAACCTTATCAACCGCCGTTCTCAACTCGCTCAGATTAATAGGCTTCAAAAGAAAGTCCAGTGCAGCGAATTTTATCGCCTTTACTGCATAGGCAGCATGCGCGGTGGTGAATATGACCTCAAAATTTGGGTTATCTACCTGTTCCAGCAAAGAGAAACCATCGTCACCCGGCATTTCCACATCAAGAAATACCAGATCAGGATTGGTTTGGTTAACCAAAT comes from Flavobacteriales bacterium and encodes:
- a CDS encoding response regulator transcription factor — its product is MIQCIIVDDEKKNREALSKMLDQFCPNVKVAGEADCVNEAKDLVNQTNPDLVFLDVEMPGDDGFSLLEQVDNPNFEVIFTTAHAAYAVKAIKFAALDFLLKPINLSELRTAVDKVGNKLEQKQEKEVNPTIDLIKSSKNVKGFEFSKIALPTADGIEICDVSDILRCEADRSYCIFYFRDGNRVMVSRSLGEYEEMLTECNFFRVHKSHMVNLQHIKKYHKGQGGYVTLVDGTEVEVSARKKTELMQVLAKIGM